The following proteins come from a genomic window of Lemur catta isolate mLemCat1 chromosome 4, mLemCat1.pri, whole genome shotgun sequence:
- the MCFD2 gene encoding multiple coagulation factor deficiency protein 2 codes for MRSLRLLRTPFLCGLLWAFCAPGARAEGPGPGSPHPSSVGLDKNAVHDQEHIMEHLEGVINKPEAEMSPQELQLHYFKMHDYDGNNLLDGLELSTAITHVHKEEGSEQAPLMSEDELINIIDGVLRDDDKNNDGYIDYAEFAKSLQ; via the exons ATGAGATCCCTGCGGCTGCTGAGAACCCCCTTCCTGTGCGGCCTGCTCTGGGCCTTCTGTGCCCCAGGTGCCAGGGCTGAGGGGCCTGGGCCCGGCTCCCCCCATCCCAGCAGTGTGGGCCTGGATAAGAACGCCGTGCATGACCAAGA GCATATCATGGAGCATCTAGAAGGTGTCATCAACAAACCAGAAGCAGAGATGTCCCCACAAGAACTGCAGCTCCACTATTTCAAAATGCATGATTATGATGGCAACAATTTGCTTGACGGCTTAGAACTCTCCACAGCCATCACTCATGTCCATAAGGAG GAGGGGAGTGAACAGGCACCACTAATGAGCGAAGATGAGCTGATTAACATAATAGATGGTGTTTTGAGAGATGATGACAAGAACAATGATGGATACATTGACTATGCTGAATTTGCAAAATCACTACAGTAA